The nucleotide sequence CTTTTCTGCAAAGGCATCATATACTCCTTCCTGAACAATAAAACGATTGGCGCAAACGCATGTTTGTCCGGAATTTCGATACTTCGAAGCAATGGCATTAGTAACCGCTTCATCTAAATCGGCATCATCAAAAACGATGAACGGAGCGTGCCCACCCAGCTCCAGGGAAATTTTCTTGACCGTATCTGCGCATTGCCGCATCAACATCTTCCCTATTTCCGTGGAACCGGTAAAACTGAGTTTGCGAACAGTTGGGCTTTCTGTTAATGCCCCGCCGATTGCGGAGGCCGACCCGGTCAGGACATTAAAGATACCCGGCGGTATTCCTGCCTCCTCGGCAAGCTTGGCCAAGGCCAAGGCGGAAAGAGGGGTCTGACTCGCAGGTTTCACAATCACCGGGCAACCTGCGGCCAAGGCCGGAGCAGCTTTGCGGGTGATCATAGCAGAAGGAAAATTCCAGGGAGTAATGGCTGCACAGACACCGACGGGTTGCTTAAGGACGATGATCCGTTTTCCCGGTTGGGCCATGGGAATAGTGTCCCCGTAGACTCGTTTCGCTTCCTCTGCAAACCATTCCACAAAACTGGCTGCGTAGAGGATCTCACCCCGTGATTCTGTCAGCGGCTTGCCCTGCTCGGCGGTCATAATGATGGCTAAATCTTCCTGATGCTCAATAATTAGATTATACCAGCGTCGAATGAGCCGCGAACGTTCATGGGCGGTTTTGCTTCGCCATACTGGCCAGGCAGCGTCGGCAGCCTCTATCGCCTGGAAAGTTTCTTCCCGTCCCAAGGAAGGGACAGAACCGATCAATGCACCATTTGCCGGGTTATGCACGGCAATGCTCTTTTCATCTCCTGAGGAGATCCAATTTCCGTTAATAAAACAACGGCTACAAAGCAAGTCTTTATTTTTTAAAATCATAGAAACAA is from Candidatus Electrothrix sp. GW3-4 and encodes:
- a CDS encoding NAD-dependent succinate-semialdehyde dehydrogenase, whose product is MILKNKDLLCSRCFINGNWISSGDEKSIAVHNPANGALIGSVPSLGREETFQAIEAADAAWPVWRSKTAHERSRLIRRWYNLIIEHQEDLAIIMTAEQGKPLTESRGEILYAASFVEWFAEEAKRVYGDTIPMAQPGKRIIVLKQPVGVCAAITPWNFPSAMITRKAAPALAAGCPVIVKPASQTPLSALALAKLAEEAGIPPGIFNVLTGSASAIGGALTESPTVRKLSFTGSTEIGKMLMRQCADTVKKISLELGGHAPFIVFDDADLDEAVTNAIASKYRNSGQTCVCANRFIVQEGVYDAFAEKLIQAVQAQLKVGNGFDEGVNQGPLIDLNAVQKVEQQIQDALGKGARLGSGGKRVGETGFFLNRRSFLM